In Gordonia iterans, the following proteins share a genomic window:
- the pks13 gene encoding polyketide synthase Pks13 (Pks13 is a key enzyme in mycolic acid biosynthesis.), translating to MSDTENTGTDSPAESPNTAGETAGGMTVEELRDWLREWVATTTGLPVEQISVDRPMEEFGLASRDAVALAADVEDRTGVILTATAAYNHPTIAMLAKRIIEGDPEEGLDVDADRFWERERSADDDIAIIGLATRFPKAGETPESTWEALITGVDGITDLPEDRWSEFKADPRLAQIIAEANVHGGYLDDVAGFDADFFQMSPREVEMVDPQQRLALELTWEALENAHLPASDLKGAPVGVFLGTSTNDYQMLATLGLGEGASETAAYALTGTATSIIANRVSYFYDFRGPSLSIDTACSSSLVAVHQAVRSLRTGETDVAIAGGVNMIITPAVTLGFDSIGAQAPNGKIKAFSSDADGMIRAEGGGVFVLKRLSAARADGDQILAVIAGSAVNSDGRSNGIFAPNPEAQVDVLRDAYADAAIDPRTVDYIEAHGTGTVLGDPIEADALGRVVGRGRTPDRPALLGSAKTNYGHMESAAGAGALAKVVLGLQHDKIPASLNYVGPNPYIQFEATNLKVTAENTDWPRYSGHAVAGLSGFGFGGTNAHVVVREVLPSDLVVSTSLDQRGDDSSAEHSGSVAEPSSLVESSSLVERSRDPEDDDEYLTDAERALLAAQAPKTETVAESVAADPAEGFAPCAQDGAVVPLVISGFLPSRRRKAAAELAEWLSSDEGRATPLAEIGRALARRNHGRTRSVVMARTHEDALKGVQAVADGKALPFVYTADSPDAASAVWLLSGFGSQHRKMAKQLYTENPVFAKHVDRVDECVQNELGYSVSELFLDDSQTYGIETSQVGIYTIQVALAETMRHYGAEPGVLVPHSMGEASAAYISGGLSLEDATRVICQRSRLMGEGESMLAGDDIRLMAIVEYSADDITAVLGDYPDLEICVYAAPTHTVIGGPESQVDAIVARAEAEGKLGRKLQTKGASHTSQMDPLLGELAYELTGLDPQSPKVGFYSSVDREVFYRPGAEPVHTIEYFTKGLRHSVWFAQAIAKTVENGHRTFVELSPNPAVLISVAASAFGAGVHNAELIETLRRKEDESYGLVNALMKLWVHGHPVDVGSLFGTGQDLPYASIPRTRFDRKPYWLTASVSSSAGLSAVPGAHVALPDGRHAWEVAVSAVTDPRDLVLAAAKQVLVDPAVVAVDATGEFPREGTVTTIFTRHPGGGALTVYADAAHGNRLVYEAAVTGTAPGRAPVSPESSAAVGDPDAMVEPGDDTRSAGAGVEAAPHAGESFAGGPVVDEDEVVDDIGRKFEPGQGETVEQRLAVIVGESMGYDPDDLPREIPLIELGLDSLMAVRIKNRVEYEFDIPQLQLQAMRQANLMDVTKFVTFAVENRDQVDVLAQGAADGQELDTAALSALIDEVNARKAAPGAAQPGELAQPVELAQPVEPVETSSAAAQPVEPVETSAESAQPVEPVETSSESTLRQAQGATEAQGAIQPVEPVETSAESTLRQAQGATEAQGATEAQGATEAQGAIQPVELVETPAPKADLTDQAEVAAAAGTDVPPRDAPERLTFGAYAVVTGKSAGGVFNKLPVLDEETAQKLTDRLNERTGGDIDVEDVLAAETIEEMSDYVRKHMDAAADVDGFVRYLRVPEKQGQRQHVFDTTAGDPMPMLVFHPAGGNTSAYEALLKRLPDDQPVVGFDRVEGSIEERVRQYLPKLREIQPHGPYVLVGWSLGGALAYGAAQLLSEHGEEVAFVGLIDVVRPREDVVETPETKRARLERWRDFAVKTYDLDADTPIPMDRLVEADDDEQFAIIMEMIQMSGTKIPGGIIEHQRTSFLDNRALTNIDPSPYDGKVVLYRADKMHDGAIELEPQWAEIDEDGRWSEVVDDLEIVHIGGDHLSIVDEPYVAKVAADLSDRIADLNERGAGV from the coding sequence ATGTCTGACACTGAGAACACCGGAACCGATTCGCCCGCCGAGTCCCCGAACACCGCGGGCGAGACCGCCGGCGGCATGACCGTGGAGGAACTGCGCGACTGGCTCCGCGAGTGGGTCGCCACCACCACGGGCCTGCCCGTCGAGCAGATCTCGGTGGACCGCCCGATGGAGGAGTTCGGGCTTGCGTCCCGCGATGCGGTCGCGCTGGCCGCCGACGTGGAGGATCGCACCGGCGTGATCCTCACTGCGACGGCTGCGTACAACCATCCGACCATCGCGATGCTCGCCAAGCGCATCATCGAGGGCGACCCCGAGGAGGGCCTGGACGTCGACGCCGACCGCTTCTGGGAACGCGAACGCAGCGCCGACGACGACATCGCGATCATCGGTCTGGCGACTCGCTTCCCGAAGGCGGGTGAGACGCCGGAGTCCACCTGGGAGGCGCTGATCACCGGCGTCGACGGCATCACGGACCTGCCGGAAGACCGGTGGAGCGAGTTCAAGGCCGATCCCCGGCTGGCTCAGATCATCGCCGAGGCCAACGTGCACGGCGGCTATCTGGACGACGTCGCTGGGTTCGACGCCGACTTCTTCCAGATGAGCCCGCGCGAGGTCGAGATGGTCGACCCGCAGCAGCGGCTGGCGCTCGAACTGACCTGGGAGGCGCTGGAGAATGCGCATCTGCCGGCCAGCGACCTCAAGGGCGCGCCGGTCGGCGTGTTCCTGGGCACGTCGACCAACGACTATCAGATGCTCGCCACCCTCGGTCTCGGCGAAGGCGCGAGCGAGACGGCGGCGTACGCCCTGACCGGCACCGCGACGTCGATCATCGCCAATCGCGTCTCCTACTTCTACGACTTCCGCGGGCCGTCGCTGTCGATCGACACGGCGTGCTCCTCATCGCTGGTCGCCGTGCATCAGGCGGTGCGCAGCCTGCGTACCGGCGAGACCGACGTCGCGATCGCCGGCGGCGTCAACATGATCATCACGCCGGCTGTGACGCTCGGCTTCGACAGCATCGGTGCGCAGGCGCCGAACGGCAAGATCAAGGCGTTCTCGTCGGACGCCGACGGCATGATCCGCGCCGAGGGCGGCGGCGTGTTCGTCCTGAAGCGTCTCTCGGCCGCGCGCGCCGACGGCGACCAGATCCTCGCCGTGATCGCCGGCAGTGCGGTGAACTCGGACGGCCGCTCCAACGGCATCTTCGCACCCAACCCGGAAGCGCAGGTCGACGTGCTGCGCGACGCGTACGCCGATGCGGCCATCGATCCGCGCACGGTCGACTACATCGAGGCGCACGGCACCGGCACCGTGCTCGGCGACCCGATCGAGGCCGATGCGCTCGGCCGCGTGGTGGGCCGCGGACGGACACCGGATCGCCCCGCGCTGCTCGGTTCGGCGAAGACCAACTACGGCCACATGGAGTCCGCAGCCGGCGCCGGCGCGCTCGCCAAGGTGGTGCTCGGACTGCAGCACGACAAGATCCCGGCCTCGCTGAACTACGTCGGCCCCAATCCGTACATCCAGTTCGAGGCGACCAACCTGAAGGTGACCGCCGAGAACACCGACTGGCCGCGCTACAGCGGCCACGCCGTGGCCGGTCTGTCCGGCTTCGGCTTCGGCGGCACCAACGCGCACGTCGTCGTGCGCGAGGTGCTGCCCTCCGACCTGGTGGTCTCGACTTCGCTCGACCAGCGAGGGGATGACTCGTCGGCTGAGCATTCCGGCTCGGTGGCCGAGCCTTCCTCGCTGGTCGAGTCTTCCTCGCTGGTCGAGCGGAGTCGAGACCCCGAGGACGACGACGAGTACCTGACCGACGCCGAGCGCGCGCTCCTCGCCGCGCAGGCGCCGAAGACCGAGACCGTCGCCGAGTCCGTGGCGGCCGATCCGGCCGAGGGCTTCGCGCCCTGTGCGCAGGACGGCGCGGTGGTGCCCCTGGTGATCTCCGGGTTCCTGCCGTCGCGCCGCCGGAAGGCCGCCGCGGAACTGGCGGAGTGGCTTTCCTCGGACGAGGGCCGGGCGACGCCCCTCGCCGAGATCGGCCGGGCGCTGGCCAGGCGGAACCACGGGCGCACCCGGTCGGTGGTGATGGCCCGCACGCACGAGGACGCGCTCAAGGGTGTGCAGGCCGTCGCCGACGGCAAGGCGCTGCCCTTCGTGTACACCGCGGACTCGCCCGATGCGGCCTCGGCGGTGTGGCTGCTCAGCGGCTTCGGGTCGCAGCACCGCAAGATGGCCAAGCAGCTGTACACCGAGAACCCGGTGTTCGCCAAGCACGTCGACCGCGTCGACGAGTGCGTCCAGAACGAGCTCGGGTACTCCGTCAGCGAGTTGTTCCTGGACGATTCCCAGACCTACGGCATCGAGACCAGCCAGGTGGGCATCTACACCATCCAGGTGGCCCTCGCCGAGACCATGCGCCACTACGGGGCCGAGCCCGGCGTGCTGGTGCCGCACTCGATGGGCGAGGCGTCCGCCGCCTACATCAGCGGCGGACTGTCGCTGGAGGATGCGACCCGAGTGATCTGTCAGCGCTCGCGCCTGATGGGTGAGGGCGAGTCCATGCTCGCCGGCGACGACATCCGGCTGATGGCCATCGTCGAGTACTCGGCCGACGACATCACCGCGGTCCTGGGCGACTACCCTGATCTGGAGATCTGCGTCTACGCGGCCCCGACGCACACGGTGATCGGCGGCCCGGAGTCGCAGGTGGACGCGATCGTGGCGCGCGCGGAGGCCGAGGGCAAGCTCGGCCGCAAGCTGCAGACCAAGGGCGCCAGCCATACCTCGCAGATGGATCCGCTGCTGGGCGAGCTCGCCTACGAGCTCACCGGCCTCGATCCGCAGAGCCCGAAGGTCGGTTTCTACAGCTCGGTCGACCGCGAGGTGTTCTACCGCCCGGGCGCTGAGCCGGTGCACACCATCGAGTACTTCACCAAGGGGCTGCGGCACAGCGTCTGGTTCGCGCAGGCCATCGCCAAGACGGTCGAGAACGGCCACCGGACTTTCGTGGAGCTCTCGCCGAATCCCGCGGTGCTGATCTCGGTTGCGGCCTCGGCCTTCGGCGCCGGCGTGCACAACGCGGAGTTGATCGAGACGCTCCGCCGCAAGGAGGACGAGAGCTACGGCCTGGTGAATGCGCTGATGAAGCTATGGGTGCACGGTCACCCGGTGGACGTCGGCTCGCTGTTCGGCACCGGTCAGGATCTGCCGTACGCGAGCATCCCGCGCACTCGCTTCGACCGCAAGCCGTACTGGCTGACCGCCTCGGTGAGCAGCTCGGCCGGCCTGTCGGCCGTGCCCGGTGCACACGTCGCGCTGCCGGACGGGCGTCACGCCTGGGAGGTGGCCGTGAGTGCGGTCACCGACCCGCGTGACCTGGTGCTGGCTGCCGCGAAGCAGGTGCTCGTCGATCCCGCCGTGGTCGCGGTCGATGCGACCGGCGAGTTCCCACGCGAGGGCACCGTGACGACGATCTTCACTCGCCATCCGGGCGGCGGAGCACTGACCGTCTACGCCGATGCCGCGCACGGCAACCGCCTGGTCTACGAGGCCGCCGTCACCGGGACTGCTCCCGGCCGTGCCCCCGTCTCGCCGGAATCGTCCGCTGCGGTCGGAGACCCCGATGCGATGGTCGAGCCCGGTGACGACACGCGATCGGCCGGAGCCGGTGTCGAGGCCGCCCCGCATGCGGGGGAGTCCTTCGCCGGCGGCCCCGTCGTCGACGAAGACGAAGTGGTCGACGACATCGGGCGGAAGTTCGAGCCCGGGCAGGGCGAGACCGTCGAGCAGCGCCTGGCGGTGATCGTCGGCGAGTCGATGGGCTACGACCCGGACGACCTTCCCCGGGAGATCCCGCTGATCGAACTGGGTCTGGACTCGCTGATGGCGGTGCGTATCAAGAACCGCGTCGAGTACGAGTTCGACATCCCGCAGCTCCAGCTCCAGGCGATGCGTCAGGCGAATCTGATGGACGTCACCAAGTTCGTGACTTTCGCCGTGGAGAACCGCGATCAGGTGGACGTGCTGGCGCAAGGGGCCGCGGACGGCCAGGAACTCGACACCGCCGCGCTCTCGGCCTTGATCGACGAGGTGAACGCCCGCAAGGCCGCTCCGGGAGCGGCTCAGCCCGGCGAGCTGGCCCAGCCCGTTGAGCTGGCCCAGCCCGTTGAGCCTGTCGAAACGTCGTCTGCAGCGGCCCAGCCCGTTGAGCCTGTCGAAACGTCGGCCGAGTCTGCGCAGCCCGTTGAGCCTGTCGAAACGTCCTCCGAGTCGACCCTTCGACAAGCTCAGGGGGCGACGGAAGCTCAGGGCGCGATCCAGCCCGTTGAGCCTGTCGAAACGTCGGCCGAGTCGACCCTTCGACAAGCTCAGGGGGCGACGGAAGCTCAGGGGGCGACGGAAGCTCAGGGGGCGACGGAAGCTCAGGGGGCGATCCAGCCCGTTGAGCTTGTCGAAACGCCTGCCCCGAAGGCTGACCTGACCGACCAGGCCGAGGTGGCCGCGGCGGCCGGGACCGACGTGCCCCCGCGGGATGCGCCCGAGCGTCTCACTTTCGGCGCCTACGCCGTGGTCACCGGCAAGTCGGCCGGCGGCGTCTTCAACAAGCTTCCGGTGCTCGACGAGGAGACCGCCCAGAAGCTGACCGACCGCCTCAACGAGCGGACCGGCGGCGACATCGACGTGGAAGACGTGCTCGCCGCGGAGACCATCGAGGAGATGTCCGACTACGTCCGGAAGCACATGGATGCGGCCGCGGACGTCGACGGCTTCGTACGGTATCTGCGGGTTCCGGAGAAGCAAGGGCAGCGGCAGCACGTCTTCGACACGACGGCCGGCGATCCGATGCCGATGCTGGTGTTCCATCCGGCCGGCGGCAACACCTCGGCCTACGAGGCGCTGCTGAAGCGGCTGCCGGACGACCAGCCGGTGGTCGGCTTCGACCGCGTGGAGGGCTCGATCGAGGAGCGGGTGCGGCAGTATCTGCCGAAGCTCCGCGAGATCCAGCCACACGGCCCGTATGTCCTGGTCGGCTGGTCGCTCGGCGGTGCGCTCGCCTACGGCGCGGCGCAGTTGCTCAGCGAACACGGTGAAGAGGTCGCCTTCGTCGGCCTGATCGACGTCGTGCGTCCACGCGAGGACGTGGTGGAGACCCCGGAGACCAAGCGTGCGCGTCTGGAACGCTGGCGCGACTTCGCGGTGAAGACCTACGACCTCGACGCCGACACCCCGATCCCGATGGACCGGCTGGTCGAGGCCGACGACGACGAGCAGTTCGCGATCATCATGGAGATGATCCAGATGTCCGGCACCAAGATCCCCGGCGGGATCATCGAGCACCAGCGGACGTCGTTCCTGGACAACCGCGCGCTCACGAACATCGATCCGAGTCCGTACGACGGCAAGGTGGTCCTCTACCGCGCCGACAAGATGCACGACGGCGCCATCGAGCTGGAGCCGCAGTGGGCCGAGATCGACGAGGACGGCCGCTGGAGCGAGGTGGTCGACGATCTGGAGATCGTCCACATCGGCGGCGATCACCTGTCGATCGTCGACGAACCGTATGTGGCCAAGGTGGCCGCGGACCTGTCCGACCGGATCGCGGACCTGAACGAGAGGGGTGCCGGCGTATGA
- a CDS encoding acyl-CoA carboxylase subunit beta: MTDNTTAGKLADLRAKLELAKEPGGEKAVAKRAKKGICSPRQRLEMLFDPGTFVEVGALVKAPGAGETGYGDGVVTGHGLVHGRPVAAFSHDQTVMGGSVGEMFGRKVSALMEWAGKLGCPMVGINDSAGARIQDAVTSLAWYAEMGRRNDLLSGLSPQVSVILGKCAGGAVYTPANTDILVGVEDKSYMFVTGPDILKAVNGEDTSAEDLGSAHNQARWGNIHHVAPDEQAAFEWVREYLQYMPSSTHEKPPVINPGLEPEITESDLALNEFMPDNDNAGYDMRDLIVRLFDDGSFHEIGELFAPNILTGFSRVDGHSVGIVANQPSVMAGTIDTDASEKATRFVRICNAYNIPLIFLVDTPGILPGVAEEAKGTIRRSGKFLYAYVEADVPKITVVLRKAYGGAYAVMGCKQLGADINFAWPTAKIAVMGAESAAVLLTRRQTEGLSVHDADKVRRDFIDFYNVMMANPYLAAEKGYIDAVIEPAQTRLQLRKALAQLRDKQVLRAPRKHYLMPI, from the coding sequence ATGACCGACAACACCACCGCGGGCAAGCTTGCGGATCTGCGCGCGAAGCTGGAACTGGCCAAGGAGCCGGGCGGCGAGAAGGCGGTCGCCAAGCGAGCGAAGAAGGGCATCTGCTCGCCGCGTCAACGACTCGAGATGCTGTTCGATCCGGGGACCTTCGTGGAGGTCGGCGCGCTGGTGAAGGCGCCCGGGGCTGGCGAGACCGGTTACGGCGACGGTGTGGTGACCGGCCACGGACTGGTGCACGGTCGCCCGGTCGCGGCCTTCAGTCACGACCAGACCGTGATGGGCGGCAGCGTGGGCGAGATGTTCGGCCGCAAGGTGTCCGCGCTGATGGAATGGGCGGGCAAGCTCGGCTGCCCGATGGTCGGCATCAACGACTCGGCCGGCGCCCGCATCCAGGACGCCGTCACCTCGCTCGCGTGGTACGCGGAGATGGGCCGTCGCAACGATCTGCTGTCCGGTCTGTCCCCGCAGGTCTCGGTGATCCTCGGCAAGTGCGCCGGCGGCGCCGTCTACACCCCGGCCAACACCGACATCCTGGTCGGGGTCGAGGACAAGAGCTACATGTTCGTCACCGGCCCGGACATCCTCAAGGCGGTGAACGGCGAGGACACATCGGCCGAGGACCTGGGCAGCGCCCACAATCAGGCGCGGTGGGGGAACATCCACCACGTCGCGCCCGACGAGCAGGCGGCCTTCGAGTGGGTGCGCGAGTACCTGCAGTACATGCCGTCGAGCACCCATGAGAAGCCGCCGGTGATCAATCCGGGCCTGGAGCCGGAGATTACCGAGTCCGACCTCGCGCTGAACGAGTTCATGCCCGACAACGACAACGCCGGGTACGACATGCGGGACCTGATCGTGCGGCTGTTCGACGACGGCTCGTTCCATGAGATCGGCGAGCTGTTCGCGCCGAACATCCTGACCGGCTTCTCGCGCGTCGACGGGCACAGCGTCGGGATCGTCGCGAACCAGCCGTCGGTGATGGCCGGCACCATCGACACCGACGCCTCCGAGAAGGCGACGCGCTTCGTCCGGATCTGCAACGCCTACAATATTCCGCTGATCTTCCTGGTCGACACCCCCGGCATCCTTCCGGGAGTCGCCGAGGAGGCCAAGGGCACCATCCGCCGTTCGGGCAAGTTCCTGTACGCCTATGTGGAGGCCGACGTCCCCAAGATCACCGTGGTGCTGCGCAAGGCGTACGGCGGCGCGTACGCGGTGATGGGCTGCAAGCAGCTGGGCGCCGACATCAACTTCGCGTGGCCGACGGCCAAGATCGCAGTGATGGGCGCGGAGTCCGCGGCGGTGCTGCTGACCCGCCGTCAGACCGAGGGCCTGTCGGTGCACGACGCCGACAAGGTGCGCCGGGACTTCATCGACTTCTACAACGTGATGATGGCGAATCCGTACCTGGCGGCCGAGAAGGGGTACATCGACGCGGTGATCGAGCCGGCGCAGACGCGGCTGCAGCTGCGCAAGGCGCTCGCGCAGCTCCGCGACAAGCAGGTGCTGCGCGCCCCGCGCAAGCACTACCTGATGCCGATCTGA
- a CDS encoding ATP-binding protein codes for MTGQLPIGTRLGEHADAHLLATKLNRHTFWCGQSGSGKTYALGVLLEQVLLHTRLPMVILDPNSDFVHLNSVRDDAPAAVAGELARRDVRICRRGAEGGEPLHVRFVDMDVPSRAAVMRIDPLADADDFNVMVRHEAQLREAIAGLGLGNDDATGLRASVVTLLRSRPEPEYTRLAVRLENLGIADWDLWAWGNRTLIDIIDEQPDATVVDLGEVAVAEEAQAAALAVLDHLWARRHERIGRLIVIDEAHNLCSPTPATPVQRLLTERIVQIAAEGRKYGLWLLMSTQRPSKVHPNALSQCDNLGLMKMSAPRDLAELGSVFGYAPESLLARATEFGQGEVLFAGGFAPAPMIVQVAPRLTREGGADVPIALR; via the coding sequence ATGACCGGACAGCTGCCCATCGGCACCCGCCTGGGCGAGCACGCCGACGCGCACCTGCTGGCCACCAAGCTCAACCGGCACACGTTCTGGTGCGGACAGAGCGGTTCGGGGAAAACCTACGCGCTCGGGGTGCTGCTGGAGCAGGTCCTGCTGCACACTCGGCTGCCGATGGTGATCCTGGACCCGAACAGCGACTTTGTGCACCTGAACTCCGTGCGCGACGACGCCCCCGCCGCCGTCGCCGGGGAACTGGCGCGCCGGGACGTCCGCATCTGCCGGCGCGGTGCCGAAGGCGGGGAACCGCTGCACGTGCGCTTCGTCGACATGGACGTGCCGTCGCGGGCGGCCGTGATGCGCATCGATCCCCTCGCCGATGCGGACGACTTCAACGTGATGGTCCGGCACGAGGCGCAACTGCGCGAGGCGATCGCCGGCCTGGGACTGGGGAACGACGACGCGACCGGTCTGCGCGCGTCCGTCGTCACGCTGCTGCGGTCCCGGCCCGAGCCCGAGTACACCAGGCTCGCGGTCCGCCTGGAGAACCTCGGCATCGCGGACTGGGACCTCTGGGCGTGGGGCAACCGGACGCTGATCGACATCATCGACGAACAGCCGGATGCGACCGTCGTGGATCTGGGCGAGGTGGCCGTCGCCGAAGAGGCACAGGCCGCTGCCCTGGCCGTGCTCGATCACCTGTGGGCGCGGCGCCACGAGCGGATCGGCCGCCTCATCGTGATCGACGAGGCGCACAATCTGTGCTCGCCGACGCCCGCGACGCCGGTACAGCGCCTGCTGACCGAACGAATCGTGCAGATCGCCGCGGAAGGCCGCAAGTACGGCCTGTGGCTGCTGATGTCCACCCAGCGTCCGTCGAAAGTCCATCCGAACGCGCTGTCGCAGTGCGACAACCTCGGCCTGATGAAGATGAGCGCACCGCGTGATCTGGCCGAGCTGGGTTCGGTCTTCGGTTACGCGCCGGAATCGTTGCTCGCCCGCGCCACGGAGTTCGGGCAGGGGGAGGTGCTGTTCGCGGGCGGCTTCGCGCCGGCACCGATGATCGTGCAGGTCGCACCGCGGCTGACCCGCGAGGGCGGTGCCGACGTCCCGATCGCCTTGCGCTGA